One Prunus dulcis chromosome 8, ALMONDv2, whole genome shotgun sequence DNA window includes the following coding sequences:
- the LOC117637886 gene encoding MDIS1-interacting receptor like kinase 2-like: MKGVQKPPLFLLLHMSLLFLLPLNAASSPRTQAEALISWKNDFASSPPPLNFWSLTNINNLCNWTAIVCDHNTKAIAQVDLSNFNITATLTHFHFTPFLNLTQFNLNGNNFTGPIPSAVGNLSKLTTLDLGNNLFNQEIPAQIGMLTELQYLSFFNNNLTGVIPSQLSNLQKVQFFILGANYLETPDWSEFSGMPSLTYLDLSRNHFSSEFPKFIYECRNLTFLDFSTNFFTGQIAAQVFTNLGKLEYLNLTNNQFPGPLPSNLPELKHLHLAQNNFGGAIPEDIGKLTRLEVLDLSNNNLTGEIPPELGTFDKLTGIANFYHLDLSSNSLSGAIPSSLGKLTSLKVFNVSHNHLSGDIPSAFFKILSLDSYDFSYNNLTVPIPILCHFENAPANAFAGNSGIFGNLHGPTECNPSSRLSKKKKFLIGVLLPVCGLSFVAITIAMILMLRKNPKLFIEEIKISHNFETFESMILQEKVKFTFGEVVKAIEDFHDKYCIGKGGFGKVYKAELPSSQVVAVKRLNMLDSNDIPAINLQSFENEIRTLTNLRHRNIIRLYGFCSRKGCVFLLYEYLERGSLGKALYGIEGVTELGWATRLKIVQGLAYALSYLHHDCSPPIVHRDVTVNNVLLDSDFEPRLSDFGTARLISVNSSNWTHIVGSFGYMAPELAFTMRVTDKCDVYSFGVVALEVMMGRHPGDMLESQLSESSKSRKDNAEFLLKNLLDQRLEPPSDELAKTVVLVMSLALACIRTCPGSRPTMLYVAQKLSA; this comes from the exons ATGAAAGGAGTTCAGAAGcctcctctttttcttctcctccataTGTCCTTGCTTTTCTTGCTTCCATTGAACGCCGCCTCATCACCAAGAACACAGGCAGAAGCTCTCATAAGCTGGAAGAACGACTTTGCTTCTTCACCGCCTCCTCTCAATTTCTGGTCCCTCACAAACATCAACAACCTTTGCAATTGGACAGCCATTGTCTGTGACCACAACACCAAAGCAATTGCCCAAGTTGACCTCTCCAACTTCAACATCACTGCAACACTAACACATTTCCACTTCACCCCATTTCTCAATCTCACCCAATTCAACCTCAATGGCAACAATTTCACAGGTCCCATACCATCCGCCGTTGGCAACCTCTCCAAGCTCACAACTTTGGACTTGGGCAACAACTTATTCAATCAAGAAATACCTGCGCAGATAGGCATGTTGACTGAGCTTCAGTATTTGAGTTTCTTCAACAACAATCTCACTGGTGTAATTCCTTCTCAGCTGAGCAATCTCCAAAAGGTACAGTTTTTTATTCTTGGAGCAAACTACTTAGAAACTCCTGACTGGTCTGAATTTTCAGGCATGCCTTCGTTGACTTACCTTGATCTTTCTAGAAACCATTTCTCTTCAGAATTtccaaaatttatatatgaatGCCGGAACTTGACATTCCTCGACTtttctacaaatttttttaccgggCAAATAGCAGCTCAGGTATTTACCAATTTAGGCAAGCTTGAATATCTCAATCTCACCAACAACCAATTCCCAGGACCACTGCCATCAAACCTTCCCGAGCTTAAACACCTTCATTTAGCACAAAACAACTTCGGTGGTGCTATTCCTGAAGATATTGGCAAATTGACTCGGCTTGAGGTTCTTGATTTGTCAAATAACAATTTGACTGGAGAAATACCACCTGAGCTTGGAACATTTGACAAATTAACAGGCATAGCTAATTTTTACCACTTGGATCTCAGCAGCAATTCACTCTCGGGCGCAATACCTTCAAGCTTGGGAAAGCTCACAAGCTTAAAGGTTTTCAATGTCTCACACAACCATTTATCAGGGGATATTCCATCAgcatttttcaaaattcttaGTCTAGATAGCTATGACTTTTCTTACAACAACTTGACAGTGCCAATCCCAATTTTGTGCCATTTCGAAAATGCACCAGCTAATGCCTTCGCTGGAAACTCTGGTATATTTGGAAATCTGCATGGACCAACTGAATGCAATCCCTCTAGCAGActttccaaaaagaaaaaatttctaatTGGTGTACTTTTACCTGTTTGTGGTTTATCATTTGTTGCAATTACAATTGCTATGATTCTTATGTTGCGTAAGAATCCCAAGCTCTTCATAGAGGAAATCAAAATTTCTCATAACTTTGAGACTTTTGAGTCAATGATACTgcaagaaaaagtaaaatttacGTTTGGAGAAGTTGTGAAGGCTATAGAGGATTTTCATGACAAGTATTGCATCGGAAAAGGAGGATTTGGAAAGGTATACAAGGCTGAGTTACCATCAAGCCAAGTTGTTGCAGTTAAAAGGCTTAACATGTTGGACTCTAATGACATTCCAGCAATCAATCTCCAAAGTTTCGAGAATGAAATCCGAACGTTGACAAATCTCCGGCACCGGAACATCATAAGGCTATATGGGTTCTGTTCAAGGAAGGGCTGCGTCTTCTTGCTCTATGAATATTTAGAGAGAGGCAGCCTgggaaaagcattgtatggaatTGAAGGGGTAACTGAACTTGGTTGGGCTACAAGGCTCAAAATTGTGCAAGGACTAGCTTATGCACTCTCTTACTTGCACCATGACTGCTCTCCACCAATAGTGCACCGAGATGTAACTGTCAACAATGTCTTGCTCGATTCAGATTTCGAACCCCGACTTTCAGATTTCGGAACAGCAAGACTGATTAGTGTCAATTCATCCAACTGGACCCATATTGTTGGCTCATTTGGCTACATGGCACCTG AGCTTGCATTCACTATGAGGGTAACCGATAAGTGTGATGTATATAGCTTTGGAGTGGTGGCACTGGAAGTTATGATGGGGAGGCACCCAGGGGATATGCTAGAATCCCAGCTATCagaatcatcaaaatcaaggAAGGACAATGCAgaatttcttttgaaaaatttgttGGACCAAAGGCTGGAGCCTCCAAGCGATGAATTGGCAAAGACAGTGGTGCTTGTGATGAGTTTAGCCTTGGCTTGTATACGTACGTGTCCGGGGTCTCGACCTACAATGCTTTATGTGGCACAAAAGCTATCAGCTTAG
- the LOC117637666 gene encoding MDIS1-interacting receptor like kinase 2-like, with protein sequence MQVQTMPMIQKPLSLLFHIFLFSSLPLITAASSSPTPRAQAEALIKWKRSFSSSSSSPPLSLLHSWSLTNINNLCNWTGVACGHHTTKTRTVSKIDLSNMNIIGKLTRFDFIRFPNLTHFNLFSNNFSGQIPSAIGNLSSLTFLDLGNNVFDQEIPSEIGRLAELQYLSFHNNSLYGAIPYQLSHLQKVWYLDLASNIVESPDWSKFSGMPSLTYLDIHDNIHLNSDFPDFISHCWNLTFLDLSQTNMSGQIPEAVCNNLAKLEYLNLTNNLFQGPFPKNISKLSKLKHLHAQLNKFSGPIPEDIGSISGLQCIDLLQNSLEGKIPSSIGRLRELRYLDLRNNSLNSSIPYELGFCTNLTYLALASNKLNGELPLSLSNLNNINKLGLSENHLTGPILPSLISNWTEVESLQLQNNKFSGNIPAEIGLLTKLNYLFLYNNSFSGSIPSEIGNLKDLTGLALSQNQLSGPIPMTLWNLTNIKTVNLHFNNLTGMIPPEIENMVSLEEFDADTNHLYGELPGTISRLTKLKSFSVFANNFSGSIPRDFGRYSPNLSILRLSDNSFTGELPPELCSVFALEELSVAGNNFSGSLPKCLRNCSKLQTVAVGHNQFTGSITNSFGIHPNLTSVSLSNNQFVGEISPELGECESLNRLLMDRNKISGQIPPELGKLSKLAVLILDSNDLTGYIPAQLGNLGLLYKLNLSKNHLTGDIPKSLSDLTKLELLDLSENDLIGHIPIELGKFERLSTLNLSHNNLFGQIPPELGNLPLQYLLDLSSNLLSEPLPADLAKLIRLEILNVSHNHLSGSIPETFSRMVSLDDIDFSYNNLTGPIPTGAMFRKVPVNAFLGNDGLCGDTEGLTPCNSNPGKSNKISKVLLALLVSSCVILVVATTSTAAVLKFSRKSKLKETKSPRMSESFDLGIWGRYGKFTFGAIVNATENFDEKYLIGKGGFGSVYKATLDRGKVVAVKKLNISDSSDIPEINRQSFENEIRTLTEVRHRNIINLYGFCSWRDCLYLVYEYAERGSLRKVLYGTEEREAELGWSTRVKIVQGLAHAVAYLHNDCSPPIVHRDITLNNILLEKGFVPRLSDFGTARFLSTDSSNWTSVAGSYGYMAPELAFTMRVTDKCDVHSFGVVALEIMMGRHPGELLTSLSVSLPENAELLLKDLLDQRLRPPPSQSAAAVASVVTMALACTRTNAESRPTMDFVAKELSSARTQANLSVPFGMITINKLANFQNQKNF encoded by the exons ATGCAAGTCCAAACCATGCCAATGATTCAGAAACCTCTTTCCCTCCTCTTTCACATTTTCCTGTTTTCCTCATTGCCACTGATCACAGCCGCATCATCATCTCCAACACCAAGAGCACAGGCAGAGGCCCTGATCAAATGGAAGAGaagcttttcttcttcttcttcttctccaccaCTTTCACTTCTCCATTCATGGTCCCTCACTAACATCAACAACCTTTGCAACTGGACTGGCGTTGCGTGCGGACATCACACCACCAAAACCAGAACAGTCTCCAAAATAGACCTCTCCAACATGAACATCATTGGAAAATTAACCCGATTCGACTTCATCCGGTTTCCCAATCTCACTCACTTCAACCTCTTCAGCAACAATTTCAGTGGACAAATTCCATCTGCCATTGGCAACCTCAGCAGCCTCACATTCTTGGACTTGGGCAACAACGTTTTTGATCAAGAAATACCATCTGAGATAGGCAGGTTAGCAGAGCTGCAGTACTTGAGTTTCCACAACAACAGTCTCTATGGTGCCATCCCTTATCAACTAAGCCATCTCCAAAAGGTATGGTACTTGGACCTTGCATCAAACATTGTTGAGTCTCCTGATTGGTCCAAGTTTTCAGGCATGCCTTCATTGACCTACCTTGATATTCATGATAATATTCATCTAAATTCAGATTTCCCAGATTTCATATCCCATTGTTGGAACTTGACATTCCTTGACTTGTCTCAGACTAATATGAGTGGCCAAATACCAGAAGCGGTATGTAACAATCTGGCCAAACTTGAATATCTCAATCTCACTAACAACCTGTTTCAAGGACCGTTTCCAAAAAACATTTCCAAACTTTCCAAGCTCAAACACCTTCATGCACAATTGAACAAGTTCAGTGGCCCAATACCTGAAGATATCGGTTCAATATCTGGTCTTCAGTGCATCGACCTGCTTCAAAATTCCCTTGAAGGGAAAATTCCATCTTCTATAGGCCGACTCAGAGAGCTGCGGTACCTTGATCTTCGAAACAATTCCTTAAACTCTTCAATCCCTTATGAACTTGGTTTTTGTACCAACCTCACCTACTTGGCCCTGGCTTCCAATAAACTCAATGGGGAATTGCCTCTGTCCTTGTCCAATCTGAACAACATCAATAAATTGGGTTTATCTGAAAATCATCTTACAGGTCCCATCCTGCCTTCCCTTATCTCCAATTGGACTGAAGTGGAATCTTTGCAACTTCAAAACAATAAGTTCAGTGGGAATATTCCAGCAGAAATTGGCCTGTTGACGAAGCTCAACTACCTTTTTCTCTACAACAATAGCTTCTCTGGATCAATTCCCTCAGAGATTGGTAACTTGAAAGATTTGACAGGATTGGCTCTTTCACAAAACCAGCTCTCAGGGCCAATTCCCATGACACTGTGGAACCTCACAAATATTAAGACAGTCAACCTTCACTTCAACAATCTCACTGGCATGATTCCACCAGAGATTGAAAATATGGTGTCACTGGAGGAATTTGATGCAGACACTAACCACCTGTATGGAGAGTTGCCAGGCACCATTTCTCGGCTTACTAAATTAAAGTCATTCTCTGTTTTCGCCAATAATTTTTCGGGAAGCATTCCAAGGGATTTTGGCAGGTACAGTCCTAATTTGAGCATTCTGCGCCTTTCGGACAACAGCTTTACAGGAGAGCTGCCACCAGAATTGTGTAGCGTTTTTGCTCTGGAAGAATTGTCTGTAGCTGGTAACAACTTCTCTGGGTCATTGCCAAAGTGCTTGAGAAATTGTTCAAAACTACAAACAGTTGCTGTTGGTCACAACCAATTCACGGGAAGCATTACAAATTCATTTGGTATTCATCCTAATCTTACCTCTGTTTCTCTCAGTAATAATCAATTTGTTGGTGAAATCTCACCGGAATTGGGAGAATGTGAAAGTCTTAATCGCTTATTGATGGatagaaataaaatttctGGTCAAATCCCACCTGAGCTTGGGAAGTTGAGCAAATTGGCAGTACTAATCCTGGACTCTAATGACTTGACTGGATATATTCCGGCTCAGTTGGGAAACTTAGGCCTACTGTACAAGCTCAATCTGAGCAAGAATCATTTGACAGGAGACATCCCCAAGAGTCTAAGCGATTTGACTAAGCTCGAGTTGCTTGATTTATCCGAAAACGATTTGATAGGACACATCCCCATAGAGCTTGGTAAGTTTGAGAGGTTGTCAACTTTAAACCTGAGCCACAACAATTTATTTGGTCAAATACCACCAGAGCTTGGTAATTTGCCCTTGCAGTACTTGTTGGACCTCAGCAGCAATTTACTCTCAGAACCGCTTCCTGCAGACCTGGCTAAGCTTATACGGCTGGAGATTCTTAATGTCTCACATAACCATCTCTCAGGGAGCATCCCAGAAACATTTTCCAGAATGGTTAGTCTAGATGACATTGATTTCTCTTACAATAACTTAACTGGTCCAATCCCCACTGGTGCCATGTTTCGGAAAGTGCCTGTAAATGCCTTTCTTGGAAATGATGGTTTATGTGGAGATACCGAGGGTCTAACTCCATGCAACTCAAATCCCGGAAAGTCCAACAAGATTAGCAAGGTTCTACTTGCTCTCCTGGTTTCCAGTTGTGTTATATTAGTGGTTGCAACTACAAGTACTGCTGCAGTGCTAAAGTTCAGCCGGAAATCGAAGcttaaagaaaccaaaagtCCTAGGATGTCTGAGAGTTTTGATTTAGGGATATGGGGAAGATATGGAAAATTCACATTTGGTGCAATTGTGAATGCGACGGAGAACTTTGATGAGAAGTACCTCATTGGAAAAGGAGGATTTGGGAGTGTCTACAAGGCTACGTTGGACAGGGGAAAAGTGGTTGCAGTTAAGAAGCTGAACATTTCAGACTCTAGTGACATTCCAGAAATAAATCGCCAAAGTTTTGAGAATGAGATACGAACCTTGACAGAAGTGAGGCACAGAAACATAATAAATCTCTATGGGTTCTGTTCATGGAGGGACTGCTTGTACTTGGTGTATGAATATGCAGAGAGAGGTAGCTTGAGAAAAGTATTGTATGGGACAGAGGAAAGGGAAGCAGAACTTGGATGGAGCACAAGGGTGAAAATTGTGCAAGGGCTAGCTCATGCAGTTGCTTACTTGCACAATGATTGCTCTCCTCCAATTGTTCACAGGGACATAACTTTGAACAACATATTACTTGAGAAGGGTTTCGTGCCACGGTTATCGGATTTTGGAACTGCAAGGTTCTTGAGCACAGATTCATCCAATTGGACTTCTGTAGCAGGATCTTACGGCTACATGGCTCCAG AGCTGGCTTTCACAATGCGTGTGACGGATAAGTGCGATGTGCATAGCTTTGGAGTGGTGGCATTAGAAATAATGATGGGAAGGCATCCGGGGGAGCTTTTAACTTCTCTATCAGTCTCATTGCCAGAAAATGCAGAATTGCTTTTGAAGGATTTGTTAGACCAACGGCTAAGGCCTCCTCCCAGTCAGTCAGCAGCGGCAGTTGCTTCCGTGGTAACCATGGCTTTGGCCTGTACGCGCACTAATGCAGAGTCAAGACCGACCATGGATTTTGTGGCAAAAGAACTATCATCAGCCAGGACCCAGGCTAACCTCTCTGTACCATTTGGCATGATCACCATCAACAAGTTGgcaaattttcaaaaccaGAAGAACTTTTAA